The DNA region TGTTTGTCAGTAATCTGATTATGTTGTTGCTCATAGGACAGATAAATACAAGAGTGTGAATGTGAGCGGTAACTCGAAGTGAGTTAAGGTGAGAAACAAATGCACACAGGTGTCCAAATCCACTAAAACACCTCCAGGGAATGAAGATGGGGAACCGCTAAGCCTCCCAGTTTAAGTGGAAAGAAGTGCAAGTTGAGGAAAACGACCGCAGATGGAAGTAATTAATGATCTTTACAGCAAGGAAGGAAGAACCAAATACAGTGGGAGGCTAGGAGCTCAGAAAATAGAAGGCAAACAGAGACAATGGGATAAATTGAAGCCAGACAAACCTAACAGCTGTGTCAGATTAGGTTACCATAGTTACAAGTGTCCAACCCACTGGCTAACAACAGGCGGGGCAAGACTCTCCAGAGGTCATGATATCAGCATGACCAGTAAAGAGGTGTTGTCTATTTGAATATGGTCATCCCTGTGACCTCAGGTAACCTCTGTAAAGTGACAGATTCAGAATTCACAGCAGTTTAACTCATTTCACCGTCACCAGAGACCAGTGGAAGAATTGAGATAACTCTGCGGTTTGTTTTTAGCTTTGCACTAGAGAAAtaaatctgtctgtttgtctaaaTCCCTAAAGATATAAGTCTCTTATGCAGGGCTCTAGAGTCTAGACTAACATTTTGCACTGGTGCACctaactttttttcacttttttttttaatcaccgtCCATATAGGCAATATTGACTTGTAGCCTAAATGATTAATTAACAATCTGGTCAACTTAATGTTCTTTATTTAAAGAACAAttctacaagaaaggtaacttactgaaaaagtgtTGGTGCTTAAATTGTTTCACTGAGCtggaatttacatttacatttagtcatttaggagacgcttttatccaaagcgacttacaaatgagaacaatggaagcagtcaaaaataacaaaagagcaatgatatataagtgctataacaaattTTGAAGAGAATAATCGACCATTATGATATTTGTCATAATTGAGCAGCCCTAAATGGTAATATTGTAAgtattattgcagtttaaaattaCTGTGttctgtttaaaattaaaaagaaatctgttatgtcaaagctgaatttagcagccattactccagtctacagtgtcacatgatgctgatTCAGTGCTCacgtaacatttttttaattaatatcaataGGGATGGgtgatatgacaaaaaaaaaaaaaattttgcaccATAGAAATTGTGTAATTCTTGTCACCAGTgtcaataacaataaaaagaaaatcctaaaaaaaaaaaaaaaaaaaaaaaaaaaaaacctctaactCACTGAGGACAGGTGAACAATCAGCGATTAAATTGGAATAAGAAATGAATTACTATAGGACAAAAAgtacagtagaacaaataaataaaaaaaagctctcatagtataaagtaaatgtatgaaaacactgcatattcttcactgtgtaaattaaatgtagatttcttattaaagttacaaaagtgatttagtctaGAGAAGTGTGAGATTGTCTCTCTTTTGTTGTGATTAGcatgaatgacagacagcaggaatattagactgctgtcactttaagagctgcccgaATCGGATATGCTGTTAcacatgtgttttctttctctgctTACATGTTCATGAAGATAATAGCAAAGATGGGCATTTTTACCCATGCATACAAGTGTGTATGTTTAACTGTTCAAGGCATATAAAGCTAAGTTCTCTTTTGTTAAATGCATTTCAGTgacttaaaatcacttgtttttaaaccGCAATACTTAAAAACACGTACAAACGATATGTTTTTCTGGATATTCTGATGCATAGAAAATTCAGAAGAACgtaaaatggaaatgttttaagATGATTGTGAAAAgggtttactgtcacttttgataaattcagtgcatccttgctgaataaaattgctTATTACTTTGCATAAAAAAAGCCAGTctactaaataaaacataaaatctgTCTTCCCCAAACAATTTCCCATATGTTAGTCTCTATCTTCTCATATCAGACTTTGACTGTCACTTACCTAGACTAGTGGCTTGTTGTGTGCTAAGATGTGCATGTTTGGGAATAATTTAGGTTAGTGTGTAGGAGAGCAGTAGTGTATGTTTGTGTAAGCATGAATGAGGGTATGGAGGTCATTGGTCAGTTTATTTTAGTTCCTTAGGTTGAGATGATGACGCTACAGCAACACTTAGAAGAGCCCACAAGCTAGAATGCCTCCAATTGGCTCCTGGTCTGTTGCTATGGAGGGGGAGGCTGCCTTTCTATTGGTTAATACCACCTTCCCCCGAGCTGGTAAGCTTTGCATCTTTTCATTGTTATGGTCACAGACAGGAAGTGGAAGGTCATTTATTGTTAGACATCTGACTGCAAAGGTGCTCTATTGATGTTTAATGATGAAAACATGgctctcttttctctctgtgccggattgcagTTTGGTTTGGCAGGGATTCTCTGCCACGTGGGGGTTGACTTAAACTGAGCTTTGATTATCCCTAAGTTAAATATAATTACTAAGGCATGTGTTTTGTATGACAAAGCTGGGGAGAAAATAGGGAGGGAGGGTAACCAAATGAACAATGTTCTCACGTTCAACTCAGACTGTCTTCAGGGGAATTATGGGCTAGGGATATACAGCACTACAGTTTCATAATCTACTCCTCAGTGGGTTTTCAGAATGACTAGTTGGCTTGTCTGTCTTAAGGAAACCCTGTATAATTAAGTTGGTTTAGGGCCATGCCCACCAGATCAGGCGAGTTTCAtagaatgtgtttttgcattcaGAAACAGCACAGATGTAAATAACACTGCGAAGAACTGAAGTTGTCTGGCTGAGCTCGGTAGTAAACAGTGCCAGAACAATTGCACAGCTTTTGTAGGAGACGTGGCCATTGATTAGATTGCTATCATTTAGCGAAAGAAGACCTGACCGCAGAACAGTTATTAGGCATCCTTAAGCACACAATGATCCACAACTATGTGACAGAGGAGAAGGGCATGATTGAACAAGCAGTGCAGTTGAGGAAGTGAGTGGGGGgagataaagaaagagagagaatgaagagTAAAGTAGTGAATAAATGGAATGCAAACTTCTATGAGTGAGTTATGGCTTTATATATCAGTAGTGTCATTTGTTTCATAAAGGTAGCCTTACATGACCCAAAATCGCTTCCAAAGATCAGATCAAATTGTTAAGTTCAAGGGAAAGGGTAAACAAAAAAAGCAAGGGAGAAAAGGAAAACAAGAACATGGGAGTCTCTCACCTCCTCTTTGTTTTGGGTTGCAGGTGgagtaaatataaatctaaaccTGTCAAACCTGAATACTGTGCTAGAAATAGGCCTGGCTAATTGTTGTGCaagggaaatttttttttaagtttaatttaatatatttctaaaccAAATCTGTTTTTGGATATaatatccaaaaatgtaaaatatcattcAGTAATTTATTAACATGTGGATATACAGTATAAATCTTTTCCTATTTACCTGCATACATCACATAAAGCAGTATGTGCAATTTTAGAAACGGTCACTGGGGCAGTATCttttaaaaaagtacaattttgTGAAGGTGCTACagtgtacactatatatatatatatatatatatatatatatatatatatatatatatatataggtataaaagtgtaccttttgaaatggTACTGCACCAGTGACAGCTTCTGTGCCTTTTTTCCAGTGTACTGTAATCTTAGCTGCATAATTCTTTATATCATAACATGTAAACTTTATGATCACACAGCTCTTTGTATCAAGTTGCATATATTTTATATCCAGCCTTATATATAGGTATTTCCAACTTTAGacttatacatacagtatatttttgtagtgaaatatatactatatagatGATCTCAACTGTTTGAGTTCTTGTATTCTATATTCTCATCCAGCTTTAATCTGCtaacttttaaatgaatataaggtatttttaacatttttgattttctgtaaagctgcttttgaATTTGCAACTTCTAGTCTTCCAATATTATGTTTTTGTGAGCTAAGgtgttatataacatttattttcttctctcttttacaGGTAGATTCATGTGGATGCGAGGTGTACCCTGATTTCCCAGCCTCTCCCCCTTCCCTCAGTCACCCCCTCCCTGCAACCTGTTCACTCCATCCAGCACACTACGCTCACCATGACGTCCACCTTGCAGACCCTAGCCTTTAAGCTGGCCCCTCCCTCAAGAGAAGCTGGACCGGAGCAGTTGGAACCTTGTAATGATGGCGCGGGGCGACGTTATGAGGTGGTCCCCTCAGTGGTCTGCTCTATGTGCTGTCTCTTCGGAATAATCTATTGCTTCTTTGGTGAGTTGAGATTTCATGTTTACTTATGCATCACCATAACGCAATATTTGtattacctgaaaaaaaaattatgttattatttttataggcAAAAACTAATAACTCTCATTTTTGGAATTATTCAGTGTCAGGGTTATGATGATGGTTTTAAATTCAGTCTGTTTCTGTGTCTTTTTGCCCGCTTTTGAATATTTCATGAGGTTCTAAATAAGGTCATGGCTTGTATAACTGCACTTCTGCAGTCTATTTTAGACAAAATGTGTAATAGGGATACATAAGATATCAGTTCTTTATTGTTATCAGCTATActggattttaattttattttagaagtATTGGTCAGTATTGAATATTTGAATTTGCATGCTAATTTCCTCTATTTTAGATCACCTTTGCTGTAATCTAATGCTTGCttaaagttaacatttaaagatgatttaatttaataaaactgttatccCTGTAAAGGGTTATCATATTTGATGTATGAAATTTAAAGGCctctttttttaataacatgATTTGTATCGAAACTTGTTTCTACTACATGCCTTCTGCTCACTTATTGATACTTTAGACTTTTTAGTgagtaaaacattcatttttataatgtacattgtaatattgtgatgcctaaattcatctgtagcatttaaaatgaattttatttatttacttttttaggtattttatatgtgtttaatatttatatagacaACATTGTATAGAATTTGTATATCTTCcatagcataaaaataataattggctTGTCTGTATGGATTGTCAGCCAGAAATAATATGGGTACATCTCTTCTGGCTTTCCCTCACATTTGTGCATCTCCCTGTAAAAAAGTTTTATGATGGTAGAGCTGGAAATATTATACATGAAATGTATAATCCTAAGTGAAATTGAAAAGTCAATTTTCCATATTGAAAGAGTTGGAATGTGTTGAACTGTTTAGAAACTAGGCAGAATCGTGGTCTCACAATATAGAGCTATTCTTGAGCTGTGAAATCAGCCACTCTGTGCATTTCTGGTGTTTATCTCTAGctatttttatctttttcttttcccTCCTTCACTCTTTCTGGCATTTTTTCACTCAGTTCTCACCTTCTGTTCTTTCTCTGTTTTGCAGGTTACCGCTGTTTTAAGGCTGTCCTCTTCCTCACGGGGCTCATGTTTGGTTCTGTAATTATCTTCCTGCTCTGTTACAAGGAGCGAGTGTTGGACACACAGCTGAGCGTTGAGGCCAGCGTGGGCATTGGCCTGGGCATCGGCACCCTGTGTGGCCTAGTGACCATGTTGGTACGCAGCGTTGGGCTTTTCATGGTGGGGCTGCTCCTGGGCCTGCTGGTGGGCATCGGGACCCTGATAGGAATGGAGGAGCTGTCGTCCAACCCCCCGCGGTCAGTATGGGTGCCCCTGGGCGTCCTGCTGGGCCTGGGCATGCTGTTCGCCGTCCTCACTTTGCAGTGGCAGAGATGCTTCACCACCCTCTCCACGGCCGTGTTTGGGGCTGCAGTGATAGTTGTGGCTACGGATTATTTCGTAGAGCTCTTCGCGCTAGTGAGGTACATTTACGAGCGGGTGAAAACGGGCCCCCGGGAGCCGGTGTGCTGGACGACGTGGGTGGTCCTGGGAGCCTGGCCTGCCCTCGCCCTGCTGGGTGTTTTGGTGCAATGGAGAGTGACGGCAGAGGGCTACTCCCACACAAAGGGTGAGTCAGGGACAGACAAAGTGTTGTTTGGAATATATGACACACTGTTCTTGTGGATTTACTATACCGGAGAGGGAGAGAAGGTTGGATGAATGTGCGCAGCACAGCAGATGGTTCCTGTCTGTTGGTGTGCTCTCAGGCCTGTGTGAATGATGATCATCACAGAAACGTCATGCAGAGCAGAGTATCAGTTCATGGAGAGgctctccctgtctctctgtctgttttcaaTACAGTAGAGTTGTGTTCACTGAATGGTTTATAATGTCTTAAAGAaagagttcacccaaacatgaaagtTTGGCAATATTTCACCCTCACGgcattccaaaactgtatgatttCCTTTCTTCCAAGGAACACATGAGATGTTTAATAGAACATGCAAAGAATTATTTTGAAAGTGAATGAGAAGAGATATTTCAAACTCCAAACATGACAGtaaaagtaccataaaagtgGTAAAATCCATGTAAGGGCAGAATGATTCattgaaaaaatgtattgtaatgtgtCTTAGTGTGATTATGAATTAGTAAAGGCTTCAATTTAATTAGATTAATATATGCACGGCAGACTTAATGCAAAGTGTGGCACTGTGTTTCTTTACACACATGCGGTTTATGATCCAGTGTTTTAGGAGCATTTATAAAGAGAAGAAGCTGGCATgaaatggatttgtttttttttaacacgttATAGATCTTATTGTGGAAGGTTCATTcattgcaaatatttaattttcaccttTTACACcttaaatcaaaatgtcataaatgtaccttctagtgaaAATTTCCCTCCTTCAGTCTGATGATGTATGCAGGACTTAAATCATTTAGTCCACTTAAACTCGCCACTGCAAGCTCGTATTCAGCTGCATCCACTTTCAAATCCATGTCTCAAAATCCTATCAACAATCAATCAATGCATACAACCAAGTCTTGCCTACTGTTTTCTTTGTTGATGGTCCATTACTCACATGTGCATCATGATACAGGAGAAAAGTTCTGTcgctatttcagttttatctcaTCTTTAAGTGATCCCAGTAGCTATccaacaaaataaaagcttgatggtTTAACATTTGAACAGTTGTACTggggaaatttttttttgtagtagtagtatgGTAATAGtgaaatagtatttattattttgtttcgaagtatatttaat from Carassius auratus strain Wakin chromosome 6, ASM336829v1, whole genome shotgun sequence includes:
- the tmem198ab gene encoding transmembrane protein 198 — translated: MTSTLQTLAFKLAPPSREAGPEQLEPCNDGAGRRYEVVPSVVCSMCCLFGIIYCFFGYRCFKAVLFLTGLMFGSVIIFLLCYKERVLDTQLSVEASVGIGLGIGTLCGLVTMLVRSVGLFMVGLLLGLLVGIGTLIGMEELSSNPPRSVWVPLGVLLGLGMLFAVLTLQWQRCFTTLSTAVFGAAVIVVATDYFVELFALVRYIYERVKTGPREPVCWTTWVVLGAWPALALLGVLVQWRVTAEGYSHTKVMISRQQRRVQLMRIRQKEERRESGRKKKRKQPQNAHHTHAAKALHPEPAYRRKPNPIRRFDGDVLSPSYIQSFRERQVDGRAYPAGGLMAAGHTSVDMDYDCGSRVPLTSGVGPHVRV